From Haloglomus litoreum, the proteins below share one genomic window:
- a CDS encoding DUF3006 domain-containing protein: MIPDGTYTAVLDRFEDELAVLEVSGEDERYELAVDQHDLPQPARHADAVLEIEVADGALVDADYKPVESEQRIDDAQDRFDRLSKRPPSDDDP; encoded by the coding sequence ATGATTCCCGATGGCACCTACACGGCGGTACTGGATCGCTTCGAAGACGAGCTGGCGGTACTGGAGGTTTCGGGCGAGGACGAGCGGTATGAACTGGCCGTCGACCAGCACGACCTCCCCCAACCAGCACGGCACGCGGATGCGGTGCTCGAGATCGAGGTTGCTGATGGGGCGCTCGTTGATGCGGACTACAAACCCGTAGAATCGGAGCAACGAATCGACGACGCACAGGACCGCTTCGATCGGCTTTCGAAGCGCCCACCGAGTGATGACGACCCCTGA
- a CDS encoding lamin tail domain-containing protein, producing MAGCSAPAAPAGDGGDPSQPTGGDAAADGSLEVHFINVGQSVSTLVIGPTGETMLIDTGHFNDDGEYVLQYLQQQDIDRIDYLVTSHNDADHIGGNAAVINYFETEADGIGAVYDPGIAAGTQTYSEYLDAIEAHDVTLYETREGDRIPFENVSVQVMGPPDPYLEDEARNENSIVLKLTYGGTSFLFTGDAEDDQEAYLVDQYGSQLRATVMKAGHHGSKSSTSGALLDAAQPKAVVISSAYDSQYGHPNEETLQRLAERDIPAYWTATQGHVVLRSDGTEVTVASQQEAPTEPTSIRDGSPVKLGTTTAVERRAVISGGGVMDATGTASAVATDGGTATSSPDAGTGSGELALASVHADAEGSDRDNLNDEYIVLENTGDGPLDLSGWTVSDEAGATYTIPDVTTLAAGATITIHTGSGTDTETDLYWESGSPIWNNGGDTVIVTDDDGSTVLNEAYS from the coding sequence TTGGCCGGTTGTAGCGCACCCGCCGCTCCGGCTGGGGATGGGGGCGACCCCTCACAGCCAACTGGGGGAGACGCTGCTGCCGATGGCTCCCTAGAGGTTCACTTCATCAACGTCGGCCAGTCCGTCTCGACGCTCGTCATCGGCCCGACAGGTGAGACGATGCTCATCGACACCGGGCACTTCAACGACGACGGCGAGTACGTCCTGCAGTACCTGCAACAACAGGATATCGACCGGATCGACTACCTCGTTACGTCGCACAACGACGCCGACCACATCGGCGGGAACGCGGCTGTCATCAACTACTTCGAGACCGAAGCCGACGGCATCGGCGCGGTCTACGACCCCGGTATCGCCGCCGGCACGCAGACCTACAGCGAGTACCTCGACGCGATCGAAGCCCACGACGTCACGTTGTACGAGACGCGCGAGGGCGACCGCATCCCGTTCGAGAACGTGAGCGTGCAGGTGATGGGCCCGCCGGACCCGTATCTCGAAGACGAGGCCCGCAACGAGAACAGCATCGTCCTCAAGCTGACCTACGGGGGGACGAGCTTCCTGTTCACTGGTGACGCCGAGGACGACCAGGAGGCGTATCTCGTCGACCAGTATGGGTCCCAGCTCCGGGCGACCGTAATGAAGGCGGGCCACCACGGAAGCAAGAGCTCGACCAGCGGAGCGCTGCTGGATGCCGCCCAGCCGAAGGCGGTCGTCATCTCGAGTGCGTACGATTCGCAGTACGGCCACCCGAACGAGGAGACACTCCAACGACTGGCCGAGCGCGACATCCCGGCCTACTGGACAGCAACGCAGGGCCACGTCGTCCTGCGGAGCGACGGGACCGAGGTGACAGTCGCAAGCCAGCAGGAGGCCCCGACGGAGCCGACGAGCATCCGTGATGGGTCGCCCGTCAAGCTGGGGACGACGACGGCGGTCGAGCGCCGCGCCGTCATCAGCGGCGGCGGTGTCATGGACGCGACGGGCACGGCCTCAGCCGTCGCCACCGACGGCGGGACCGCCACGTCGAGCCCGGACGCGGGGACAGGCTCAGGCGAGCTCGCCCTCGCGTCGGTTCACGCCGATGCCGAGGGGAGCGACAGAGACAATCTCAACGACGAGTACATCGTCCTCGAGAACACCGGCGACGGGCCGCTCGACCTCTCCGGGTGGACGGTCAGCGACGAAGCCGGCGCCACCTACACCATCCCCGATGTGACTACGCTCGCGGCCGGCGCCACGATCACGATCCACACCGGGAGTGGGACCGATACGGAGACGGACCTCTACTGGGAGTCGGGCAGTCCGATCTGGAACAACGGCGGCGATACGGTCATTGTCACGGACGATGATGGGTCAACGGTACTCAACGAGGCGTACTCATGA
- a CDS encoding DUF7386 family protein, which produces MARDRIALRATDDREKLLDQAKGALNCDSDAEVIDAALRHAVQSVENLETVKREVSPALAERLSTDEVRLTQYPQVRVD; this is translated from the coding sequence ATGGCACGTGACCGTATCGCGCTCCGTGCGACTGACGACCGAGAGAAGCTGCTCGACCAGGCGAAGGGGGCGCTCAACTGTGACTCCGACGCGGAGGTGATCGACGCCGCGCTCCGACACGCCGTCCAGTCCGTCGAGAATCTCGAAACTGTCAAGCGCGAGGTCTCGCCGGCACTCGCCGAGCGCCTGAGTACCGACGAGGTTCGGCTCACTCAGTACCCCCAAGTCCGCGTGGACTAA
- a CDS encoding restriction endonuclease gives MDRSEIEKFLDQIDPSSFEDLIGDLWEELDYETTVKPESRDKGIDVVARRDTPFDEKVLIQAKANSEENKIDSGQVRKYRTLYQQEDDVDRVVIVTTSTATSPAKELANDLDVDIINRQKLIDLILDADLDLKPQLASSEEKVPSEQVKRLVESAEKGVWNPDNNSTSSSGGRSWSERSIDTNEPCSHCHDGQIGWDSNTRIGKCSSCNHEYKFRNGRWVPIELAGEEWQAAGSPESEIEVANESEDNVLDVLAGLAIISLLLSSIHSFISWSFHSYQIWLVLLYIISISANELLIKAQNIIGERI, from the coding sequence ATGGACCGGAGTGAGATTGAGAAATTTCTTGATCAAATAGATCCCTCATCTTTTGAGGATTTAATTGGGGACCTTTGGGAAGAATTGGACTATGAGACTACAGTAAAGCCGGAATCTAGAGACAAGGGCATCGATGTCGTGGCCAGACGAGATACACCATTTGACGAGAAAGTACTGATACAAGCCAAGGCAAATAGTGAGGAGAACAAAATCGATAGTGGACAGGTTAGAAAATACCGAACACTGTATCAACAGGAGGACGACGTAGACCGTGTCGTAATAGTTACAACGAGTACGGCTACATCACCAGCAAAAGAATTGGCTAATGATCTTGATGTTGATATAATAAATCGTCAAAAACTTATTGACTTGATTCTGGACGCGGATCTCGATTTAAAACCACAACTGGCTAGTAGTGAAGAAAAGGTCCCGAGCGAGCAAGTCAAACGACTAGTTGAGTCAGCCGAGAAGGGTGTCTGGAATCCAGACAACAATAGCACCAGCTCTAGTGGCGGTCGGAGCTGGTCTGAAAGGTCAATTGATACGAACGAACCATGTTCTCATTGTCATGATGGGCAGATCGGCTGGGACAGCAACACTCGAATTGGGAAATGTAGTTCATGCAATCATGAATACAAATTCAGAAATGGTCGGTGGGTGCCAATTGAACTAGCTGGAGAAGAATGGCAAGCTGCTGGTAGTCCAGAAAGTGAAATTGAGGTGGCTAATGAGTCTGAAGACAATGTTTTAGATGTTCTGGCGGGGCTTGCTATCATATCCCTTCTACTTTCTAGCATCCATTCATTCATATCGTGGTCGTTCCATTCCTATCAGATATGGTTGGTTCTGTTGTATATAATATCAATATCTGCTAACGAACTTCTGATTAAAGCCCAAAACATAATCGGAGAAAGGATCTAA
- the dptG gene encoding DNA phosphorothioation-dependent restriction protein DptG, with protein sequence MSLEQDSTPDFKDSVNRVLEEAFFPTSPAATLRESIFSEILAGVLGASPSTEDLDELREAMEAHEAVPDEATAEQIWEVFEASYTTTGERGARGKKAKRYVLPFHPSIAKAIKPKETRNWGKWYRMLMTETDPVALNTSLHDSFVTRLEEMEASNLFEQIFIDAAHELQPGTASQQADPDPIKPYVASCATRFQEDLRVWLDDEYDSPTNWLQSTKDLFCFHFMMYYLQLSINLRAEFQAAADGELETFEPRIREIYFGLWDERATHDRRFSKEWRERDDQGLERFVYDSWGRLAALRLINDAIPESQTSAEQPVYTLSEAVEELSETQQQQCAAEIATFANFEDSGTMDLPTAAVRLVHAVRRYYESRSKSNQTPISMGVNVIRQLGEGQDRRYYRTQRKVGPTLRLNRSALRFFARLFASGQDDKHYEQFLDYLRQRGIYLDSQSQNVALEELDEMGLIDRQSDSGGSVYVRAI encoded by the coding sequence ATGTCACTGGAACAAGATTCGACACCGGATTTCAAGGACTCGGTCAATCGGGTCCTTGAGGAGGCGTTTTTCCCCACATCCCCAGCAGCGACTCTCAGGGAGTCGATTTTCTCGGAGATTCTAGCTGGCGTACTCGGGGCCTCCCCTTCGACTGAAGATCTCGATGAACTCAGAGAGGCGATGGAGGCACATGAGGCCGTGCCAGATGAAGCGACAGCAGAGCAAATTTGGGAGGTGTTTGAGGCGTCATATACTACCACTGGCGAACGCGGCGCACGAGGCAAGAAGGCTAAACGGTACGTTCTGCCTTTCCACCCTTCTATAGCGAAGGCAATCAAGCCCAAGGAGACGCGCAACTGGGGGAAATGGTACCGGATGTTGATGACGGAGACGGATCCGGTGGCCCTCAACACGTCACTGCATGACTCCTTTGTCACTCGTTTAGAGGAAATGGAGGCCTCGAATCTGTTCGAGCAGATCTTCATTGATGCTGCACACGAACTTCAGCCTGGCACTGCCAGCCAACAGGCGGATCCGGATCCGATCAAGCCATACGTAGCATCTTGCGCGACCCGATTTCAGGAGGATCTTCGAGTCTGGTTGGATGACGAGTACGACTCCCCAACGAACTGGCTCCAGTCGACCAAGGATCTGTTTTGTTTCCACTTCATGATGTACTATCTTCAGCTCTCAATCAATCTCCGAGCAGAATTCCAGGCAGCTGCCGATGGAGAGTTGGAAACATTCGAACCGAGAATTAGAGAGATCTACTTCGGACTATGGGACGAGCGGGCGACTCATGATCGCCGATTCTCCAAGGAGTGGCGGGAACGCGACGACCAGGGGCTTGAGCGGTTCGTCTATGACTCGTGGGGACGTCTGGCTGCTCTACGTCTAATCAATGACGCTATCCCGGAGTCACAGACCTCTGCTGAGCAGCCTGTCTATACTCTCTCCGAAGCCGTGGAGGAACTCTCGGAGACACAACAACAGCAGTGCGCCGCTGAAATCGCTACTTTCGCAAACTTCGAGGATTCCGGGACGATGGACCTCCCGACAGCAGCTGTCCGGTTGGTTCATGCCGTTCGTCGGTATTACGAATCCCGCTCGAAATCGAATCAGACGCCCATCAGCATGGGTGTCAATGTGATTCGACAGCTGGGCGAAGGCCAAGATCGCCGGTACTACAGAACACAGCGGAAGGTTGGGCCAACACTTCGTCTTAATCGGAGTGCGCTACGGTTTTTCGCTCGACTATTCGCCTCGGGACAGGACGACAAGCACTACGAACAGTTCCTCGACTACTTGCGGCAACGGGGCATCTACCTCGACTCACAGTCGCAGAATGTTGCGCTCGAGGAACTAGACGAGATGGGGCTCATCGACCGACAGAGTGACAGCGGAGGTTCAGTTTATGTCAGGGCAATTTGA
- a CDS encoding FtsK/SpoIIIE domain-containing protein: MSGQFETQLAEWLQERLAENPPQAGQKLLAEFHDPATADVFADSLQKLAAAEPREIPGSSATLPTLTVEDGVPLFLARVVPEAPADSPAHVITQGFATRMRNLVSDSAQTDTPFAMLMVLESDATLDTLEASESLFGEEGSLNLTSFRESVLDPETCSSEQGKALLKALNKVLSSDSLYSEDVEVLDTLCEIRLAIDEEDADRLPELIGELPGFIREDYIESDWFDQTTPEEDLTDSAAEFLADNQTHARQLRRAHRTGTDTASKLDSQYEEGFVRGVLDRASWKDTSHTRAAKHEIKRTSRQFRTLEVDAADTRIYSPVDESGVRRAIVAIADDGEVRLTAEFSADLDDVPYEFLDSDGNESDLATLSKRENRLTARLEGLASDRPFYGRLLLYVGNQTTRGTPTHEFDVAVVPSWIFEATKDTPFDVDVEAETLIRHGDEEITLQPPQRLDFDFSEEQTEVTVADGDERSVEFTGYLVINPSAPDTVERVSILVAPPDEIPIRITFLTEVSTADTEEMIFPLMLAGIAEPDRWAGEALQLPESISIDTNRGEIYTPTEEGIRIEEAPLEIIQTEEEIIRSREVQHRVIDSEELQAGRVADGTALEEFPELQRAYARLLEHFDDRNRTPSTDPWDEETKRLVDDVLTAYEASIDEIGDTPDFSDYTSIRGLGTIRSTVSNRIWLTPFHPVMLAYGYRIAAWRDDTLVANGAVGGFRSERFLTRFNPTGLLPYMVSDGADKELLRGLLYEENPLWTVYSPIESPGSVTPQYMERVVRDKLDTFMHSFPLLFELHEGRNFVINLVNMGDLRPVIKGLYEFYKRVEKSRFEPPQILLRIYGGPAEGESLDRFFGDSAQSRLRIQLEQKNDEVVDLLRSNLMYVREGEYSEANHKEAHITLFRGLLTEDAGITELGDLPSGMLLDGLLPRESIDVQSGASGTVYSVGFGGHGDDESLVESVARVANTLEAGRLNNNYLPDHTLKKTIKSAHRADLGKLWDDSLWVVHVQPNVGLEFYIESDSEIGAGGGMVMIHYNDQYDTSSPNYDVITSTTKQNPYLTALKRALDEADLAGYLDASTVLSMLIAVDGELALDLQQSDDKGVIEKAGFVGGLALSKQLLDENSEGYTWVPLSLNELSRHDRATRDGTDGLLQYTESGAASDDICMVGVPDNLDGNSIQLWIVETKGGTSSLKKGREQVEGAISELRSIFHPDIDYSDAQLLYSEFGKTVLDVARRMESYDVLEEAEASTIERNETALMEGDFAVEFLTDATGHIGEVIRVRSDTLACDVDLSHEVRTINAPLKTLNLLGEGSVADVLPDLNPDQLSLDLPAPTEVQEGETATPSTDTEASATTSTASEETAAPPSTDHSSHSGTNEAPDGSIETAEQTGAQGMATGPSDPAQNGGGRTTDSGSSSQDQSGDPDETSTSAADDAVEATSEPPDNGKSGSAQSTDEPGDNVTPTEASSTADPEPQPTSDTGQDASSTSSEEAEVLPRAGTDADSILAEMEQSEEPEADIDRSKLVQDLKREFESLGVRIHPPNPSSISIGPRKIGVNVHPKEGQTVEGIMQKLNSLSVHIQAEGDIVGSPNPSKGAVRLEIPHSEPTTVFLRDGIEALRSELAEPVTIPLGVDVDNQHHALSMLQEKHALVGGATGSGKSNFLSTIVANFAITHSPDDLKMSILDPKGVDFGRFADLPHVERGTYLDTPDACTDHLIELLNTELPERKQRLQESGFASVSELNEYAEEMGHEPMPYHVIIIDEYADLIMSLDDNDDAFEEAVTRLAQVGRAHGFVIFLATQRPSADIVSGKIKANFPCRISFRLPSNTDSRVILDEPGAEDLQGAGDMIVLTQDGKLRLQGYRLSPKDAIAIRKAYTDSEE, encoded by the coding sequence ATGTCAGGGCAATTTGAAACGCAGTTAGCCGAATGGTTGCAGGAACGATTAGCTGAAAACCCGCCGCAGGCCGGCCAGAAACTGCTGGCTGAATTTCATGACCCGGCGACTGCGGACGTCTTCGCCGACAGTCTTCAGAAACTTGCTGCAGCTGAGCCGCGCGAAATCCCTGGGTCGTCGGCTACGCTGCCGACCCTGACTGTCGAAGACGGGGTGCCGCTATTCCTGGCACGAGTAGTACCCGAAGCGCCTGCAGACTCTCCAGCACACGTCATTACCCAGGGCTTCGCAACTCGGATGCGGAATTTGGTCTCGGACTCCGCGCAAACGGACACACCGTTTGCCATGCTCATGGTACTGGAGTCTGATGCGACTCTGGACACGCTCGAGGCTTCTGAGAGTCTTTTTGGCGAAGAGGGCTCTCTGAACCTCACCTCGTTCCGCGAAAGCGTATTGGATCCGGAGACTTGCAGCTCAGAGCAGGGGAAAGCGCTTCTCAAGGCGCTTAACAAGGTACTCTCGTCTGATTCACTGTACAGCGAAGACGTAGAAGTACTGGACACTCTCTGCGAAATTCGGCTCGCAATCGATGAGGAGGATGCAGACCGTCTCCCTGAGCTGATCGGAGAGTTACCAGGGTTCATCCGCGAGGATTACATTGAGTCGGACTGGTTCGATCAGACAACTCCTGAAGAGGACCTCACAGACTCAGCTGCAGAATTCCTCGCCGACAATCAGACGCATGCCCGGCAGCTTCGTCGGGCGCACCGGACTGGTACCGATACAGCGTCAAAGCTGGACTCACAATACGAAGAGGGCTTTGTCCGAGGTGTTTTGGACCGGGCATCGTGGAAGGACACGTCGCACACGAGGGCTGCCAAGCATGAGATCAAGCGGACGAGTCGACAATTCCGGACACTAGAGGTCGATGCTGCAGACACTCGGATCTACAGTCCCGTAGACGAAAGCGGTGTTCGTCGAGCCATCGTTGCGATTGCAGACGATGGCGAAGTCCGGCTGACAGCAGAGTTCTCTGCCGATCTGGACGATGTCCCCTATGAGTTTCTCGACAGCGATGGTAATGAGTCTGATCTGGCGACTCTGAGTAAACGCGAAAACCGCCTCACTGCTCGGCTTGAAGGGCTTGCGAGTGATCGGCCATTCTACGGGCGGCTGCTGCTATATGTCGGCAACCAGACAACACGCGGCACGCCGACGCATGAGTTCGACGTCGCAGTTGTGCCCTCGTGGATATTTGAGGCGACAAAGGACACTCCGTTCGATGTCGACGTCGAGGCAGAGACCCTCATTCGCCATGGGGATGAGGAAATCACGCTCCAGCCGCCACAGCGGCTTGACTTCGATTTCTCAGAGGAACAGACCGAAGTGACGGTGGCCGACGGTGATGAACGATCAGTCGAGTTCACTGGGTACCTAGTCATCAATCCATCGGCGCCTGATACGGTCGAACGAGTCAGCATACTCGTCGCTCCACCGGATGAAATCCCGATTCGGATTACCTTCCTGACGGAGGTTTCCACAGCAGATACTGAGGAGATGATCTTCCCGCTAATGTTAGCGGGCATTGCCGAGCCAGACCGCTGGGCAGGTGAGGCACTCCAGCTCCCTGAGTCGATCTCTATCGACACTAATCGAGGAGAGATCTACACTCCCACTGAGGAAGGCATCCGAATCGAGGAGGCGCCTTTAGAGATTATCCAAACAGAAGAGGAGATCATCCGGAGCCGCGAGGTCCAGCACCGGGTTATCGATTCCGAGGAGCTTCAGGCGGGACGTGTTGCCGACGGGACTGCACTCGAGGAGTTCCCGGAATTACAGCGGGCGTATGCGAGACTTCTCGAGCACTTCGACGACCGGAATCGGACGCCGTCGACAGACCCCTGGGACGAAGAAACGAAGCGGCTCGTCGACGATGTCCTCACCGCGTACGAGGCGTCGATCGATGAGATCGGTGACACCCCCGACTTCAGCGACTACACCTCGATTCGAGGGCTCGGAACGATCCGGTCGACTGTCAGCAACCGGATTTGGCTCACCCCGTTCCATCCGGTGATGTTGGCATACGGCTACCGGATTGCCGCCTGGCGTGATGACACACTGGTCGCAAACGGGGCTGTTGGTGGATTCCGCTCCGAGCGGTTCCTTACTCGATTCAATCCGACCGGTCTGCTTCCGTACATGGTCTCAGATGGGGCGGATAAGGAGCTGCTCCGTGGCTTGCTCTATGAGGAAAACCCGCTGTGGACGGTATACTCACCGATTGAGTCGCCCGGCTCAGTTACCCCACAGTATATGGAACGAGTAGTCCGTGACAAGCTGGATACGTTCATGCACTCGTTCCCGCTTCTGTTTGAGCTGCATGAGGGACGTAACTTCGTCATCAATCTGGTCAATATGGGGGATCTGCGCCCGGTGATCAAGGGGCTGTACGAGTTCTACAAGCGGGTGGAAAAGAGCCGATTCGAGCCCCCGCAGATCTTGCTCCGGATCTATGGTGGTCCAGCGGAAGGTGAATCCTTAGACCGGTTCTTCGGCGATAGTGCCCAATCGCGGCTCCGAATCCAACTCGAGCAGAAAAATGACGAGGTTGTCGATCTACTACGGTCGAATCTGATGTATGTTCGTGAGGGCGAGTACAGCGAGGCAAACCACAAAGAAGCCCATATTACGCTCTTCCGGGGGCTGCTAACCGAGGATGCGGGCATTACTGAACTCGGTGATCTGCCGTCCGGAATGCTACTTGATGGGTTACTGCCACGGGAATCGATTGACGTCCAGTCTGGCGCCTCTGGGACAGTTTACTCCGTCGGATTTGGTGGTCATGGCGACGATGAGTCTCTGGTTGAATCCGTTGCAAGAGTCGCTAACACCCTGGAAGCCGGGCGCTTGAACAACAACTACCTCCCGGACCATACGCTCAAGAAGACGATCAAATCTGCCCATCGGGCCGACCTCGGGAAGCTCTGGGATGATTCGCTCTGGGTCGTCCACGTGCAGCCAAACGTCGGCCTTGAATTCTATATCGAATCCGATAGTGAGATCGGGGCTGGCGGCGGGATGGTCATGATCCACTACAATGATCAATATGACACCTCGTCGCCGAACTACGATGTTATCACGTCGACGACCAAGCAGAACCCGTACTTGACGGCTCTGAAGCGGGCGCTCGATGAAGCTGATCTCGCCGGATATCTCGATGCAAGTACTGTCCTCTCGATGCTGATCGCTGTCGATGGTGAGCTGGCGCTCGACCTCCAGCAAAGCGACGACAAGGGCGTAATCGAGAAGGCTGGCTTCGTTGGCGGGCTTGCACTTAGCAAACAGCTTCTCGACGAAAATTCGGAGGGCTATACCTGGGTGCCGCTCAGTCTCAATGAGCTCTCACGCCATGACCGTGCAACCAGAGACGGCACTGACGGCCTATTGCAGTATACCGAGAGCGGTGCTGCGAGTGATGACATCTGCATGGTTGGCGTCCCAGATAATCTGGACGGCAACTCCATTCAGCTCTGGATCGTCGAGACGAAGGGCGGCACCTCGAGCCTCAAAAAAGGCCGCGAGCAGGTCGAAGGAGCGATTTCGGAGCTGCGCTCGATCTTCCATCCCGATATCGATTACAGCGATGCCCAGCTCCTGTACTCTGAATTCGGCAAGACTGTGCTAGATGTCGCCAGAAGAATGGAGAGTTACGATGTGCTTGAAGAAGCCGAAGCTTCGACCATCGAAAGGAACGAAACAGCCCTAATGGAGGGCGATTTTGCTGTTGAGTTCCTCACGGATGCGACTGGGCATATCGGCGAGGTCATTCGGGTGCGGTCCGATACACTTGCCTGTGATGTCGATCTTAGCCATGAGGTCCGCACTATCAATGCACCGCTGAAAACGCTCAACCTGCTTGGGGAGGGGTCGGTAGCGGATGTCTTGCCTGATCTGAATCCGGATCAGCTCAGCCTCGATCTCCCTGCTCCAACAGAAGTACAGGAAGGGGAGACAGCAACGCCAAGCACGGACACAGAAGCATCGGCTACCACATCCACCGCTTCTGAGGAGACAGCAGCCCCCCCTTCGACCGACCATAGCAGTCATTCGGGTACCAATGAGGCGCCGGACGGATCAATTGAGACAGCTGAGCAGACTGGGGCCCAGGGCATGGCCACTGGCCCATCTGATCCTGCTCAGAATGGGGGTGGACGAACAACTGACTCCGGATCAAGCAGCCAGGATCAATCGGGTGACCCCGATGAGACGTCCACTTCCGCAGCAGACGATGCGGTAGAGGCGACATCAGAACCGCCTGATAACGGGAAATCAGGATCCGCTCAGTCGACCGACGAACCCGGAGACAACGTCACGCCAACAGAGGCTTCATCGACAGCTGACCCGGAGCCCCAGCCAACTTCGGATACGGGCCAGGATGCCTCTTCTACCTCGAGCGAGGAAGCTGAGGTACTCCCGAGGGCCGGCACAGATGCCGACAGCATCCTGGCCGAGATGGAACAAAGTGAGGAACCGGAAGCAGATATCGACCGGAGCAAACTCGTTCAGGACCTCAAACGCGAGTTCGAGTCACTCGGAGTCCGGATCCATCCGCCAAACCCATCGAGTATTTCCATCGGACCGCGCAAGATCGGCGTCAACGTCCATCCCAAGGAGGGGCAGACGGTGGAGGGGATCATGCAGAAGCTCAATTCGCTCAGCGTTCATATCCAGGCTGAAGGTGATATTGTGGGCTCACCCAATCCTTCGAAGGGGGCTGTCCGTCTGGAGATCCCTCATTCAGAGCCGACGACTGTCTTCCTTCGTGACGGGATTGAGGCACTCCGGTCAGAGCTTGCCGAGCCGGTGACGATACCGCTGGGCGTTGACGTAGACAATCAGCATCACGCCCTTTCGATGCTCCAGGAGAAACATGCCCTTGTCGGGGGGGCGACGGGGTCCGGGAAGTCGAATTTCTTGAGCACGATCGTCGCCAACTTCGCAATCACGCACTCACCTGATGACCTCAAAATGAGTATTCTGGACCCCAAAGGGGTTGATTTCGGCCGCTTCGCCGACCTCCCGCATGTGGAGCGGGGCACGTATCTCGACACGCCCGACGCCTGCACCGACCATCTGATTGAGCTGCTGAATACAGAACTCCCAGAACGCAAACAGCGGCTCCAAGAGAGTGGGTTTGCTTCTGTGAGCGAATTGAACGAGTATGCTGAGGAGATGGGCCATGAGCCGATGCCCTATCACGTAATCATCATTGACGAGTATGCCGATCTCATCATGTCTCTCGATGATAATGACGATGCGTTCGAGGAGGCGGTAACGCGACTCGCGCAGGTCGGTCGTGCCCACGGGTTCGTGATCTTCCTTGCTACGCAGCGACCCTCTGCCGATATCGTCTCGGGTAAAATCAAGGCCAACTTCCCCTGCCGGATCAGCTTCCGTCTCCCGTCCAACACTGACTCGCGGGTTATCTTGGATGAGCCAGGTGCTGAAGACTTGCAAGGGGCTGGTGATATGATCGTGCTGACACAAGATGGGAAGCTCCGTCTGCAGGGATATCGTCTCAGTCCGAAAGACGCGATCGCTATTCGGAAAGCCTACACCGACTCGGAAGAGTAG
- a CDS encoding restriction endonuclease → MEESSAEIDAYLDEIDAYEFEALVAKIWEKDDWTTSITSDSNDRGIDVVAQRETPTSQKVLIQAKAWSEDNKVGSEEVRKYATLYQQEEDVDSVVIVTTGWFTSQAQELASDLEVRLVNRDDLHRLLSELDGFNVDSMDTPSTQDTLPDWLSVDIREHTEVYQQLGTTRNADKAIDFVNKMAEKENISASVGPGIPEAEGHRECTNCRRNEVYGFELLNDEGWTQIRKCFDCRREWLRAKNEGVDWMVRQPSPFDENRYSMGSDGNIVAPIQNSTLTKCPICGETDCIWLSDSAENYDYIAKCETCSSVWERNSKLLRKDRWECIESGVEAVEIGTVIVESEFRDR, encoded by the coding sequence ATGGAGGAATCGTCTGCAGAAATCGATGCCTACCTAGACGAGATTGATGCGTACGAATTCGAGGCGCTTGTAGCCAAAATCTGGGAAAAAGATGACTGGACGACATCCATAACGAGTGACTCTAACGATCGAGGGATTGACGTAGTCGCCCAGCGCGAAACGCCCACGTCACAGAAAGTCCTGATTCAAGCGAAGGCATGGAGCGAGGATAACAAGGTGGGTAGCGAAGAGGTCCGAAAGTACGCGACGTTGTATCAACAGGAAGAGGATGTGGACAGCGTCGTGATTGTAACCACAGGGTGGTTCACCTCGCAAGCGCAGGAGCTGGCGAGTGATTTAGAGGTTCGACTGGTCAACCGCGACGATCTACATCGGTTACTCTCCGAACTGGATGGGTTCAATGTCGATTCTATGGACACCCCTTCCACTCAGGACACTCTACCCGATTGGCTATCAGTGGATATTCGCGAGCACACGGAAGTATACCAGCAGTTGGGGACCACTCGAAATGCGGATAAGGCGATCGACTTCGTCAACAAGATGGCTGAAAAAGAGAATATATCAGCCAGTGTGGGACCGGGGATTCCCGAGGCAGAGGGCCATAGGGAGTGCACGAATTGTCGCAGAAATGAGGTCTACGGGTTCGAATTACTGAATGACGAAGGCTGGACGCAAATCAGGAAGTGCTTCGACTGTCGCCGTGAGTGGTTGCGAGCAAAAAATGAAGGTGTTGATTGGATGGTCCGACAGCCTTCTCCGTTCGATGAAAATCGTTACTCAATGGGTTCTGACGGGAACATCGTTGCCCCAATTCAGAATAGCACACTGACCAAGTGTCCGATCTGTGGGGAGACTGATTGTATTTGGTTGAGTGACTCGGCCGAGAACTATGATTACATCGCCAAATGTGAGACGTGTAGCTCTGTTTGGGAACGGAATTCGAAACTTCTCCGGAAGGACCGCTGGGAGTGCATCGAAAGCGGAGTCGAAGCCGTGGAAATCGGGACCGTAATTGTGGAGTCAGAATTTCGAGATAGGTAG